A window of the Parabacteroides merdae ATCC 43184 genome harbors these coding sequences:
- a CDS encoding fimbrillin family protein, with the protein MNKLLLFMITAVSIFSCTNDYDPGLIENLGMKEQPLRIITKVLTTKSPNFMQEFTRGSVIGLHVVSESTGNIYDSNPDYKNVRAEAFLVNYKLNWRQSPDIYLNEEPVTVYAYYPYQSQVNFDPENIPVRISPDASLTKDYMYGIQASGQRAVNQISPVALLNMNHTLSLLSFQLRITPEAEGCFLLHAIQIGNKAGGTALCFKGKMNIKTGNIGGCAGTNASTRLKLNTPRMLKKIPDEPQQLMVIPTSRIRTDGDVEVLFTINETTFKYKIPANTKWEKGKRYIYNLLFNGKDITLENVSTSEWLPVEGNMKNTIL; encoded by the coding sequence ATGAATAAATTACTACTATTTATGATAACGGCGGTTAGTATTTTTAGTTGCACAAACGACTACGATCCGGGACTCATTGAAAATTTAGGCATGAAAGAGCAACCTTTAAGAATAATAACAAAGGTGCTGACAACAAAGTCTCCTAATTTTATGCAAGAATTTACAAGAGGATCGGTCATCGGGTTGCATGTCGTCTCGGAAAGTACCGGCAACATCTACGATAGTAATCCGGATTACAAAAACGTGCGGGCTGAAGCCTTTCTGGTAAACTACAAGCTGAACTGGCGCCAGTCACCCGATATTTATCTGAACGAGGAACCAGTCACCGTTTATGCCTATTACCCGTATCAGTCGCAGGTTAATTTCGACCCGGAGAATATCCCGGTCCGCATATCGCCAGACGCTTCCCTGACGAAAGATTACATGTACGGGATACAGGCCAGCGGGCAACGAGCGGTCAACCAGATTTCCCCAGTCGCGTTGCTTAACATGAATCATACGCTTTCGCTCCTGAGCTTCCAACTGCGAATAACACCGGAAGCAGAAGGCTGCTTCCTACTCCATGCGATACAGATCGGAAACAAAGCCGGCGGTACAGCTCTTTGCTTCAAGGGTAAGATGAACATTAAAACCGGAAATATCGGCGGATGTGCCGGAACAAATGCCTCTACCCGACTGAAACTGAATACTCCGCGCATGTTGAAAAAGATACCGGACGAGCCGCAACAACTAATGGTAATTCCCACATCGCGTATCAGAACAGACGGAGATGTGGAAGTGCTCTTCACCATCAACGAAACGACATTCAAATATAAAATTCCCGCCAATACGAAGTGGGAAAAAGGAAAAAGATATATCTACAACCTTCTTTTCAACGGTAAAGACATCACACTCGAAAATGTAAGTACCAGCGAATGGCTTCCTGTTGAAGGGAATATGAAAAATACTATTCTGTAA
- the gadC gene encoding putative glutamine/gamma-aminobutyrate antiporter GadC produces the protein MANIGKAVKLGVFTLAIMNVTAVVSLRGLPAEAVYGLSSAFYYLFAAIVFLIPTSLVAAELAAMFQDKQGGVFRWVGEAYGKKWGFLAIWVQWIESTIWYPTVLTFGAVSIAFIGMNDAHDMTLASNKMYTLVVVLIIYWLATFISLKGLSWVGKVAKVGGIVGTIIPAALLIILGIVYLASGGHSNMDFHSNFFPDFTKFDNLVLASSIFLFYAGMEMGGIHVKDVENPSVNYPKAVFIGALITVLIFVLGTFALGIIIPQKDINLTQSLLVGFDNYFKFIHASWLSPVIAVALAFGVLAGVLTWVAGPSKGIFAVGKAGYLPPFFQKTNKLGVQKNILLVQGLAVTFLSLLFVVMPSVQSFYQILSQLTVILYLIMYMLMFSGAIALRYRMKKAGRPFRIGKSGNGLMWFIGGLGFCGSLLAFVLSFIPPSQISTGNNTVWFAVLIIGAIVVVAAPFIIYAAKKPSWVDPNTAFEPFHWEVDKQVEGTAATATNIASETTSSASKTSDRNTVTGISSSGTSGKI, from the coding sequence ATGGCAAATATTGGAAAAGCAGTAAAACTTGGAGTATTTACTCTTGCGATTATGAATGTCACGGCAGTCGTCTCGCTCCGCGGGTTGCCTGCTGAGGCTGTGTATGGACTGAGTTCAGCCTTTTATTATCTGTTTGCGGCAATCGTGTTCTTAATTCCTACCTCGTTGGTGGCAGCTGAGTTGGCTGCCATGTTCCAGGATAAACAGGGCGGGGTATTCCGATGGGTAGGAGAGGCCTATGGAAAGAAATGGGGTTTCCTGGCTATCTGGGTACAATGGATCGAGAGTACGATCTGGTATCCGACCGTATTGACTTTCGGTGCTGTATCCATCGCCTTTATTGGGATGAACGATGCGCACGATATGACGCTGGCTTCAAACAAAATGTATACGCTGGTTGTCGTATTGATTATTTACTGGCTCGCTACGTTTATCTCTTTGAAAGGTCTGAGCTGGGTAGGTAAAGTGGCTAAAGTGGGTGGCATCGTCGGTACGATCATCCCTGCTGCCTTGTTGATTATCTTAGGTATCGTGTACCTGGCTTCCGGCGGTCATTCCAACATGGACTTCCACAGCAATTTCTTCCCCGACTTTACGAAGTTCGATAACCTGGTGCTTGCTTCCAGTATCTTCCTTTTTTATGCCGGTATGGAAATGGGCGGTATTCATGTGAAAGATGTCGAAAACCCTTCCGTCAATTATCCGAAGGCCGTGTTTATCGGTGCGCTGATCACGGTGTTGATCTTCGTGTTGGGAACATTTGCATTAGGTATCATTATCCCGCAGAAGGACATTAACTTGACTCAGAGTTTGTTGGTCGGTTTTGACAACTATTTTAAGTTTATTCATGCTTCTTGGCTGTCGCCGGTTATCGCAGTTGCATTGGCTTTCGGCGTGTTGGCAGGCGTATTGACATGGGTGGCCGGTCCGTCAAAAGGTATCTTTGCCGTTGGCAAAGCCGGTTATCTGCCTCCGTTCTTCCAGAAAACAAATAAGTTGGGTGTGCAGAAAAATATCCTGCTGGTTCAGGGCTTGGCTGTTACATTCCTGAGCTTGTTGTTCGTGGTTATGCCTTCCGTACAAAGTTTCTATCAGATTTTGTCACAGTTGACAGTTATCCTTTACCTGATTATGTATATGCTGATGTTCTCTGGTGCAATCGCATTGCGTTATCGGATGAAGAAAGCCGGTCGTCCGTTCCGTATCGGTAAGAGTGGCAACGGTCTGATGTGGTTTATCGGCGGCCTTGGTTTTTGCGGTTCATTGCTTGCCTTCGTACTGAGTTTTATTCCGCCCAGTCAAATTTCTACAGGTAACAATACCGTTTGGTTTGCCGTGCTGATTATCGGCGCTATCGTGGTGGTAGCCGCTCCGTTCATTATCTATGCTGCCAAAAAACCGTCTTGGGTGGACCCGAATACTGCCTTTGAACCGTTCCATTGGGAAGTCGACAAACAGGTAGAAGGAACTGCTGCGACTGCTACAAATATAGCTTCTGAAACAACGTCCTCCGCTTCTAAAACATCGGATCGCAACACTGTAACCGGCATATCTTCTTCCGGAACGTCAGGCAAGATCTAA
- a CDS encoding potassium channel family protein gives MRTAFNDFFYEKRGIYGVLHVMILLLSLFLIVDISIDTFNNIPFISQTSYLKTQFWICMFFIADFILEFFLSKDKIHYLQTHFLFLLVSIPYLNIINYYDFTFSAEVTYFLRFIPLVRSGWALAIVVGWLTSNRASGLFVSYLTMLLAMVYFSSLIFFVIEQKVNPEVKDYNDALWWAFMDVTTVGSNIIAITPTGRILSVLLAALGMMMFPIFTVYVTSLVQSANKKKENYYNQTHPVSSGQASEAKPAGSTQTDK, from the coding sequence ATGAGAACTGCATTCAATGACTTTTTTTATGAAAAGCGAGGCATTTACGGAGTGCTTCATGTGATGATATTGCTACTCTCGCTTTTCCTGATTGTGGATATTTCGATCGACACGTTCAACAACATACCGTTCATCTCTCAGACTTCGTATCTGAAAACGCAGTTCTGGATCTGCATGTTCTTCATCGCCGATTTCATATTGGAGTTTTTCCTGTCAAAAGATAAAATTCATTATTTGCAAACCCATTTCCTCTTCCTGCTGGTTTCGATCCCTTATCTTAATATTATCAATTACTACGATTTCACCTTCTCGGCCGAAGTGACCTATTTCCTACGTTTCATCCCGCTCGTACGCAGCGGATGGGCACTGGCGATCGTCGTCGGCTGGCTAACTTCGAACCGGGCCTCCGGACTCTTCGTCTCCTACCTGACGATGTTGCTGGCAATGGTCTATTTCTCCAGCCTGATCTTTTTCGTGATCGAACAGAAGGTGAACCCTGAAGTAAAGGATTACAACGACGCCCTCTGGTGGGCTTTCATGGACGTGACGACTGTCGGTTCGAACATCATCGCGATCACGCCTACAGGGCGTATTTTGTCGGTCCTGCTGGCCGCTCTCGGCATGATGATGTTCCCGATCTTCACGGTCTATGTCACGAGCCTAGTACAATCGGCAAACAAGAAAAAAGAAAATTATTATAATCAAACGCATCCCGTCTCCTCCGGACAAGCATCAGAAGCCAAACCGGCCGGTTCCACTCAAACAGACAAATAA
- the glsA gene encoding glutaminase A produces the protein MSKTISVSQIKEAAQEAYEQFKDNTGGKNADYIPYLANIDKNLFGISICLLDGRTITLGDSSYCFGIESVSKVHTAILALRQYGAEKVLKMIGADATGLPFNSIMAILLENDHPSTPLVNAGAITACSMVQPLGKSDKKWEAIVSNITDLCGSAPQLIDELYKSETATNFNNRSIAWLLKNYNRIYDDPDMSLDLYTRQCSLGITAEQLSIAAATIANDGVNPVTKKLIFDASLSPKITSLVATVGFYERTGDWLFTSGIPAKTGVGGGVMGIMPGHFGISAFAPPLDSSGNSVKAQLAIKYIMNKLGLSIFGSTRFTITG, from the coding sequence ATGAGTAAAACAATTTCCGTTTCACAGATAAAAGAAGCGGCACAGGAGGCTTACGAGCAGTTCAAGGATAATACGGGTGGCAAGAATGCTGATTACATCCCTTATCTGGCTAATATTGACAAGAACTTGTTCGGTATCAGTATCTGCCTGTTGGATGGCAGAACCATTACGTTAGGGGACTCTTCCTACTGTTTCGGGATCGAATCCGTTTCGAAAGTACATACGGCTATCCTGGCACTTCGCCAGTACGGAGCCGAGAAAGTGCTGAAGATGATCGGTGCCGATGCCACCGGTCTTCCTTTCAACTCCATCATGGCGATCTTGCTGGAAAATGACCATCCTTCCACTCCGCTGGTAAATGCTGGTGCGATCACGGCTTGCAGTATGGTACAGCCGCTCGGTAAGTCCGACAAGAAGTGGGAAGCCATCGTTTCCAACATCACCGACCTTTGCGGGAGTGCTCCGCAATTGATCGATGAACTGTACAAGTCAGAGACTGCCACCAACTTCAATAACCGTTCTATCGCCTGGTTACTGAAGAATTACAACCGTATCTATGACGATCCGGATATGTCGCTCGACCTGTATACTCGCCAGTGTTCGTTGGGTATCACAGCCGAACAACTTTCCATCGCCGCAGCAACGATTGCCAACGATGGCGTGAACCCGGTTACAAAGAAACTTATCTTTGACGCTTCTTTGTCGCCTAAAATCACATCCTTAGTGGCTACGGTCGGTTTCTATGAACGTACGGGAGACTGGTTGTTCACTTCCGGTATTCCTGCCAAAACGGGTGTTGGCGGCGGTGTCATGGGGATCATGCCCGGACACTTCGGAATCTCCGCCTTTGCGCCTCCATTGGATAGCTCCGGCAATTCGGTGAAAGCACAATTGGCGATCAAATATATAATGAATAAACTGGGGCTCTCCATTTTTGGCAGTACCCGGTTTACAATCACCGGTTAA
- a CDS encoding glutamate decarboxylase, with protein sequence MEDSNFRKGDAKTAIFGSEKMLQASPVDKIPDGPTTPEIAYQMVKDETFAQTQPRLNLATFVTTYMDDYATKLMNEAININYIDETEYPRIAVMNAKCINIVANLWNTPEQAKWKAGALAIGSSEACMLGGVAAWLRWRKKRQAAGKPVDKPNFVISTGFQVVWEKFAQLWQIEMRQVPLTLEKTTLDPEEALKMCDENTICIVPIQGVTWTGLNDDVEALDKALDAYNAKTGYDIPIHVDAASGGFILPFLKPELKWDFRLKWVLSISTSGHKFGLVYPGLGWVVWKDKSYLPDSMSFSVNYLGANITQVGLNFSRPAAQILGQYYQFIRLGFEGYKAVQENSMAVTQYLHDQIGKMAPFVNYSNEVVNPLFIWYLKPDYAKKAKWTLYDLQDKLKQSGWMVPAYTLPNNLENHVVMRIVARQGFSRDMADQLLNDITGAVAELEKLEYPTPTRIAQDKNQEVKGSVFTHTGMPHKKK encoded by the coding sequence ATGGAAGATTCTAATTTCAGAAAAGGTGATGCCAAGACAGCAATCTTTGGCTCGGAAAAGATGCTACAAGCCTCTCCTGTAGACAAAATCCCTGATGGTCCTACCACCCCGGAAATCGCGTATCAGATGGTTAAAGACGAAACGTTTGCACAGACACAGCCCCGCTTGAACCTGGCGACATTCGTAACTACCTATATGGACGACTATGCAACCAAACTTATGAACGAGGCGATCAACATCAACTATATCGATGAAACGGAATATCCGCGTATTGCCGTTATGAACGCCAAATGTATCAACATCGTAGCCAATTTGTGGAATACTCCCGAACAGGCAAAATGGAAAGCCGGTGCATTGGCTATCGGTTCGTCCGAAGCATGTATGTTGGGAGGTGTCGCAGCTTGGTTGCGCTGGCGTAAGAAAAGGCAAGCCGCCGGTAAGCCTGTGGATAAGCCGAACTTCGTTATTTCTACCGGATTTCAGGTTGTATGGGAAAAATTCGCCCAGCTTTGGCAGATCGAAATGCGCCAGGTGCCTCTGACATTGGAGAAGACTACGCTCGATCCCGAAGAAGCATTGAAGATGTGTGATGAAAATACAATCTGTATTGTGCCGATCCAAGGGGTTACATGGACAGGTCTGAACGATGATGTGGAGGCTTTGGATAAGGCACTCGATGCCTACAATGCAAAGACCGGCTACGATATTCCAATTCACGTGGATGCTGCTTCCGGCGGTTTTATCCTCCCATTCCTGAAACCGGAATTGAAGTGGGACTTCCGTTTGAAATGGGTTCTTTCCATCAGTACGTCCGGACATAAGTTCGGTCTGGTTTATCCGGGCCTGGGTTGGGTTGTTTGGAAAGACAAGTCATATTTGCCCGACTCCATGTCATTCAGTGTAAATTATTTGGGAGCCAATATCACACAGGTAGGTCTGAATTTCTCCCGTCCTGCCGCCCAGATCCTCGGACAATATTACCAATTTATCCGTCTCGGGTTCGAAGGGTATAAAGCAGTTCAGGAAAACAGCATGGCGGTTACCCAATACTTACATGATCAGATTGGTAAGATGGCTCCGTTCGTGAACTACAGCAACGAAGTCGTGAACCCGTTGTTTATCTGGTATCTGAAACCGGACTATGCGAAAAAAGCGAAATGGACCCTGTACGACCTGCAGGATAAACTGAAACAAAGCGGTTGGATGGTTCCTGCCTATACATTGCCAAACAATCTTGAAAACCATGTCGTGATGCGTATCGTTGCCCGTCAGGGATTTAGTCGCGACATGGCTGACCAGTTGCTGAATGATATCACAGGAGCTGTTGCGGAACTTGAAAAACTGGAATATCCGACTCCTACCCGTATCGCACAGGATAAGAATCAGGAAGTGAAAGGTTCTGTGTTTACTCATACGGGTATGCCCCATAAAAAGAAATGA
- a CDS encoding MFS transporter yields MRIQTGQGTIPLITLIGIWSISALNALPGLAVSPILGRLSAIFPHSTELDIQMLSSLPSLLIIPFIILSGKLTEKINNVLLLQVGLVIFSLSGILYMLSTKMWQLITVSALLGIGSGLIVPLSTGLISRFFTGTYRTKQFGLSSAITNITLVLATVLTGYLAEVNWHLPFIVYLFPLISIVLSFYLKKNISPYPGIGINTTSRRTERPADSSFGKFGIQIPHLMQIMSFYGLATYLVIIISFNLPFLMKEYHFTSGNSGIMISLFFLAIMSPGFILNQIVSFFGKKTKFACMVSISVGMALILVSRTEWLIGLGCIFAGLGYGVIQPIAYDKTTRTAIPEKVTLALAFVMAMNYLAILLCPFIINILKDMLHIETQQFAFIFNMAIALIAAAWAYLKQDSFLFDDRIKQV; encoded by the coding sequence ATGCGAATACAGACCGGACAGGGGACGATTCCTCTTATCACGCTAATAGGCATATGGTCGATATCGGCACTGAATGCACTGCCCGGCCTGGCTGTCTCCCCAATCTTAGGAAGACTTTCTGCAATCTTTCCGCATTCCACAGAACTGGACATACAGATGCTTTCATCACTTCCTTCCCTCTTGATCATCCCTTTTATCATCCTGTCGGGCAAACTGACGGAAAAGATCAATAATGTCCTTCTGTTGCAAGTGGGACTGGTGATCTTCTCGTTGAGCGGCATCCTGTACATGCTTTCCACAAAAATGTGGCAACTGATAACAGTCAGCGCATTATTGGGGATCGGTTCCGGATTGATCGTGCCGCTTTCCACCGGTTTGATTTCCCGCTTTTTTACAGGAACATACCGTACGAAACAGTTCGGGCTCAGTTCCGCCATTACGAATATAACGTTAGTGCTGGCCACCGTTCTGACGGGGTATCTGGCAGAGGTGAACTGGCATTTGCCGTTTATCGTCTACCTGTTTCCGCTGATCTCGATCGTTCTCTCGTTCTATCTGAAAAAGAATATTTCACCGTATCCCGGTATAGGCATAAACACCACTAGCCGGAGAACGGAAAGGCCTGCCGATAGCAGTTTCGGGAAGTTCGGTATACAGATTCCCCACCTGATGCAGATCATGTCGTTCTATGGGTTGGCTACTTACTTAGTGATCATCATCAGCTTCAATCTTCCTTTCCTGATGAAAGAATATCATTTTACCAGCGGTAATTCGGGTATTATGATCTCGCTGTTTTTCTTGGCTATCATGTCGCCGGGATTTATACTGAATCAAATTGTCTCCTTCTTCGGCAAAAAGACCAAATTTGCCTGTATGGTCTCGATCTCTGTCGGAATGGCGCTTATACTCGTTTCCCGCACCGAATGGTTGATCGGGCTGGGTTGTATCTTTGCCGGATTAGGCTATGGTGTCATACAACCGATAGCTTACGACAAAACGACCCGCACGGCTATTCCTGAAAAAGTGACGCTTGCACTGGCATTCGTTATGGCCATGAACTATCTGGCCATTCTTCTTTGCCCTTTCATTATAAACATACTCAAGGATATGCTCCATATCGAGACACAGCAGTTCGCTTTCATCTTCAATATGGCCATTGCCCTGATAGCTGCCGCATGGGCCTACCTGAAACAAGATTCGTTCTTGTTCGACGACCGCATCAAACAAGTATAA
- a CDS encoding DMT family transporter, which translates to MKNKIREANIYMIISKTFSGLNMNALKYLLPLWISPLTGVTLRCTFAALAFWIISLFTQPETSTRREKILLFLLGALGIYGFMFFYLLGLSKTTPVSSSIFSSLQPIWVFILSVIFFKETITKMKITGILIGLGGALLCILTQKNDDLASDAFTGNLLCLLSSMAYAIYLIASNRILKHVGVMTMLRYTFSGAAFSAIIVSGFTGFEATLFTFPIHWKPMAVLAFVLIFPTVISYLLIPVGLKYLKTTLVAIYGYLILIVATITSLALGQDRFSWSQLIAVLLICSSVYFVEIAESKEKS; encoded by the coding sequence GTGAAAAATAAAATAAGAGAAGCCAATATTTACATGATTATTTCCAAAACTTTCAGCGGGTTGAATATGAATGCGTTGAAATATCTCCTACCATTATGGATAAGTCCGCTGACGGGTGTAACCCTGCGCTGTACGTTTGCCGCCCTCGCGTTTTGGATTATCAGCTTGTTCACCCAACCGGAGACTTCCACCCGCCGGGAAAAGATTCTCTTATTTCTGTTGGGGGCGCTCGGCATTTATGGCTTTATGTTCTTTTACTTGCTGGGATTGAGCAAAACGACCCCTGTGTCAAGCTCCATTTTCTCCAGTTTACAACCTATCTGGGTATTCATTCTTTCTGTCATCTTCTTTAAAGAAACAATCACAAAGATGAAAATAACCGGTATTCTGATCGGATTAGGTGGCGCATTGCTCTGCATCCTGACCCAGAAAAACGATGACCTGGCTTCCGATGCCTTCACCGGAAATCTGCTTTGCCTGCTAAGTTCCATGGCTTATGCAATCTATCTGATTGCAAGCAACCGAATATTGAAGCATGTAGGAGTTATGACAATGCTGCGGTACACCTTTTCCGGTGCGGCTTTCTCCGCCATCATCGTTTCCGGATTTACAGGATTTGAAGCAACACTTTTCACGTTCCCGATCCATTGGAAACCGATGGCAGTCTTGGCATTCGTCCTGATTTTCCCGACCGTTATCAGTTACCTGTTAATACCGGTCGGACTAAAATATCTGAAAACCACACTGGTGGCCATCTATGGTTACCTGATCCTGATTGTGGCAACCATTACCTCGCTGGCATTAGGACAAGATCGCTTCAGTTGGTCCCAATTAATAGCTGTCCTCCTGATTTGTTCGAGCGTTTATTTCGTTGAAATAGCAGAAAGTAAGGAAAAATCATAA
- a CDS encoding DUF4252 domain-containing protein, producing the protein MKKYIAILILILFCQAGYSQSMDKLFNDFAKQKNVTHVTVGPFLMKISSLFTETMGVKSIEVLSFEECGNTVKDDLRAAIKKLKDPNYETMVNANEEGNRTKVMVRIDKDIIRELVILTTDGGDDALIRIKGKIKPSDIEKVINDHKDGC; encoded by the coding sequence ATGAAAAAATACATCGCAATCCTGATCCTCATCCTATTCTGCCAAGCAGGATATAGCCAGAGCATGGACAAGCTGTTCAACGACTTTGCCAAGCAAAAAAACGTAACCCACGTAACAGTCGGCCCGTTCCTGATGAAAATAAGCAGCCTGTTCACCGAGACGATGGGTGTAAAAAGCATCGAAGTCCTTTCTTTCGAGGAATGCGGCAATACCGTCAAAGACGATCTCCGCGCTGCTATCAAGAAACTGAAAGACCCGAATTACGAAACAATGGTCAATGCCAACGAAGAGGGCAACCGCACGAAAGTAATGGTACGTATTGACAAAGACATCATCCGCGAACTGGTAATCTTGACAACCGATGGAGGCGACGATGCCCTGATCCGCATCAAAGGAAAGATCAAACCATCTGACATCGAAAAAGTAATAAACGACCACAAAGATGGATGTTGA
- a CDS encoding RNA polymerase sigma factor codes for MDVENFKRLFLPLHPKLFRIAYALVENKADAEDILQDAYYKLWSRRNELTDIQNPEAFCVTLVKNLCLDFLRSPRANRRDADVTEAVTLSTASSPDEELERQDKVQQIRHLIDRLPENQRQVLRLRGIEDCSMDEIEQITGLSAVNIRVLLSRARKIIREQLEKYYTYEYGR; via the coding sequence ATGGATGTTGAGAACTTTAAAAGGCTGTTCCTTCCCCTCCATCCCAAGCTCTTCCGGATTGCTTATGCGCTGGTCGAAAACAAGGCCGATGCCGAAGATATCCTGCAAGATGCCTACTATAAGTTGTGGAGTCGGCGGAATGAACTGACCGATATCCAAAATCCGGAAGCTTTCTGCGTGACGCTGGTCAAGAACCTCTGCCTCGATTTCCTTCGCTCACCTCGTGCTAACAGGCGCGACGCAGATGTCACCGAAGCCGTCACTCTTTCTACCGCTTCTTCACCGGACGAAGAGTTGGAAAGACAAGACAAAGTACAGCAAATCCGCCACCTGATCGACCGCCTGCCGGAAAATCAGCGGCAAGTTCTCCGGTTGAGAGGGATCGAAGACTGTTCGATGGACGAGATAGAACAGATCACCGGCCTGAGTGCCGTCAACATACGGGTGCTACTCTCCCGGGCACGAAAAATAATCCGGGAACAACTTGAAAAATATTATACATATGAATATGGACGATAA
- a CDS encoding DUF4252 domain-containing protein: MKLKNIFLILFLCCTSLCFAQDKLFEKYADMDNVTSVFISKKMFDMIPNVESGGLNLMNLKGKINNLQIVTSDKQEVRDQMRKEFSSLISKSHEELMRVKDNDTRASFYIVQNGDLINEMIMLADTDSDYVVIRITGKFTLEDIQDVAKSFSQNDKKEVTISYN, from the coding sequence ATGAAATTAAAGAATATATTCCTGATCCTGTTTCTTTGTTGCACCAGCTTGTGCTTTGCCCAGGATAAACTGTTCGAAAAATATGCCGATATGGATAATGTAACATCTGTCTTCATCTCCAAGAAAATGTTCGACATGATCCCTAATGTAGAAAGCGGCGGCCTCAACCTGATGAATCTGAAAGGGAAAATAAACAATCTTCAAATCGTCACTTCCGACAAGCAGGAAGTCCGGGACCAGATGCGAAAAGAATTCAGCAGCCTTATCAGCAAATCACATGAAGAACTGATGCGGGTCAAGGACAACGATACACGCGCCTCTTTCTACATCGTCCAGAACGGTGACCTAATCAACGAAATGATCATGCTGGCCGACACAGATTCAGACTATGTGGTCATCCGGATAACAGGCAAATTCACATTAGAGGATATACAAGATGTGGCGAAAAGTTTTTCCCAAAACGATAAAAAAGAGGTAACGATCAGTTACAACTAA